From Topomyia yanbarensis strain Yona2022 chromosome 1, ASM3024719v1, whole genome shotgun sequence, one genomic window encodes:
- the LOC131685479 gene encoding baculoviral IAP repeat-containing protein 5 → MISTPNLEKICLFEKDRVKSFKKWPYPSASSCNVQKMAEAGFCWHGDDNEEDTAICFVCGKVLDGWEETDEPWVEHKKHAPQCLFVKYGRPEGSLTHEEMTNLLEAILKGRLQNKYNALKDAEHAKIEKKRKEMIKHLSKH, encoded by the exons ATGATTTCGACGCCCAATTTAGAGAAAATTTGCTTGTTTGAAAAAGACCGAGTGAAAAGTTTCAAAAAATGGCCCTATCCAAGCGCCAGTTCGTGTAACGTTCAAAAG ATGGCCGAAGCGGGCTTCTGCTGGCACGGTGACGACAACGAGGAAGACACAGCCATCTGTTTCGTCTGCGGGAAGGTACTAGACGGTTGGGAAGAAACCGACGAGCCGTGGGTGGAACACAAAAAGCATGCCCCCCAGTGTCTGTTCGTCAAGTACGGCCGACCGGAAGGGAGTTTGACG CACGAAGAAATGACAAATTTGCTAGAGGCGATCCTGAAGGGAAGGCTTCAGAATAAATACAATGCACTGAAAGACGCAGAGCACGCGAAAATTGAGAAGAAGCGAAAGGAAATGATCAAACATCTCTCGAAGCATTGA